One window from the genome of Acinetobacter lanii encodes:
- the rpsA gene encoding 30S ribosomal protein S1, which yields MTESFAALFEASELNLNVEKGAVIQGIVVSIDSDWVTVDTGLKSEGVVARSEFLNEQRELEVNVGDTVDVVVEALDNGMGQTVLSREKAKRAETWTKLEKIFEDGEIVTGVISGKVKGGFTVDIGPVRAFLPGSLVDTRPIRDTTHLEGKELEFKVIKLDAKRNNVVVSRRAVMEAESSADREALLSQLEEGQTVTGTIKNLTDYGAFVDLGGIDGLLHITDMAWKRIKHPSEVVEVGQEVTVKVLKFDKERNRVSLGLKQLGEDPWLAIMNRYPKGSIVKARVTNLTDYGCFAEIAEGVEGLVHVSEMDHTNKNIHPSKVVQIGDEVDVMVLEVDEERRRISLGIKQTRANPWEEFAKDHDKGEKVSGTIKSITDFGIFIGLPGGIDGLVHLSDISWNEQGEEAIRRYKKGDTVEAVILSVDAEGNRISLGIKQMNNDPFNDFLANNERGALVKGTVTAVDAKGATIKLADEVEASLKASEINRDRVEDATKFLEVGQEVEAKIINVDRKSRAINLSIKAKDEAEEKEAVANLKTATTGQDNGPKTIGDLIKAQMNH from the coding sequence ATGACCGAATCTTTTGCAGCCCTCTTTGAAGCAAGCGAATTAAATCTTAACGTTGAAAAGGGTGCAGTAATCCAAGGTATCGTTGTTAGCATCGATTCTGACTGGGTAACTGTTGATACTGGCCTTAAATCTGAAGGCGTAGTAGCTCGCTCTGAATTCTTAAACGAACAACGTGAACTTGAAGTGAACGTTGGCGATACAGTTGACGTTGTTGTTGAAGCGCTTGACAACGGTATGGGCCAAACAGTTCTTTCTCGCGAAAAAGCGAAACGTGCTGAAACTTGGACTAAACTTGAAAAAATCTTTGAAGACGGCGAAATCGTTACTGGTGTTATCTCTGGTAAGGTTAAAGGCGGTTTCACTGTTGACATCGGTCCAGTTCGTGCGTTCCTTCCAGGTTCATTGGTAGACACTCGTCCTATCCGTGATACAACTCACCTTGAAGGTAAAGAGTTAGAATTTAAAGTTATCAAACTTGATGCTAAACGTAACAACGTTGTTGTATCTCGTCGTGCAGTAATGGAAGCTGAATCTTCAGCTGATCGTGAAGCGCTTCTTTCTCAATTGGAAGAAGGCCAAACAGTTACTGGTACAATTAAAAACCTTACTGACTACGGTGCATTCGTTGACCTTGGTGGTATTGACGGTCTTCTTCACATTACTGACATGGCTTGGAAACGTATCAAACATCCATCAGAAGTGGTTGAAGTGGGTCAAGAAGTTACTGTTAAAGTACTTAAATTCGACAAAGAACGTAACCGTGTTTCTCTAGGTCTTAAACAACTTGGCGAAGATCCATGGTTAGCGATCATGAACCGTTACCCTAAAGGTTCTATCGTTAAAGCTCGCGTTACTAACTTAACTGACTACGGCTGTTTCGCAGAAATCGCTGAAGGCGTTGAAGGTTTAGTACACGTGTCTGAAATGGACCACACAAACAAAAACATCCACCCATCTAAAGTAGTTCAGATCGGTGATGAAGTTGATGTTATGGTTCTTGAAGTTGATGAAGAACGTCGTCGTATTTCTTTAGGTATCAAACAAACTCGTGCTAACCCATGGGAAGAGTTTGCTAAAGATCACGATAAAGGCGAAAAAGTTTCTGGTACGATCAAATCTATCACTGACTTCGGTATCTTCATCGGTTTACCAGGTGGTATCGACGGTCTAGTTCACTTGTCTGATATTTCTTGGAACGAACAAGGCGAAGAAGCGATTCGTCGTTACAAGAAAGGCGACACTGTAGAAGCGGTTATCCTTTCTGTAGACGCTGAAGGCAACCGTATCAGCCTTGGTATCAAACAAATGAACAACGACCCGTTCAATGATTTCCTTGCGAACAACGAACGTGGTGCATTGGTTAAAGGTACTGTAACTGCAGTTGACGCTAAAGGCGCAACGATCAAGTTAGCTGACGAAGTTGAAGCTTCTTTGAAAGCATCTGAAATTAACCGCGATCGCGTTGAAGATGCAACTAAATTCTTAGAAGTTGGTCAAGAAGTTGAAGCTAAGATCATCAATGTTGACCGCAAATCACGCGCAATCAACTTGTCAATCAAAGCGAAAGACGAAGCTGAAGAGAAAGAAGCAGTTGCTAACTTGAAAACAGCTACAACTGGTCAAGACAACGGTCCTAAGACTATTGGTGATTTGATCAAAGCTCAAATGAACCACTAA
- the dapC gene encoding succinyldiaminopimelate transaminase, protein MNSSLTLLHPYPFEKLNTLFKDVKPADLPLIPLSIGEPKHPAPEFVKQAIIDNFNHLSTYPNSKGLPELRESIAQWLTHRFKLNAISAEDHILPVTGTREGIFSFVQALINREEAPYVVMPNPFYQIYEGATLLAGAKPYFINCTEENGYLGDFDAVPAEVWEKTALLFVCTPGNPTGAVLSKEQFKKLIALSDQYNFVIASDECYSELWFDEAPIGLLEVCAEMGRDDYKNCIVFHSLSKRSNLPGMRSGFVAGDKALLKPYLKFRTYHGAAMPVQHQLASIAAWNDEEHVEENRKQYRAKFELFQQELGHLLPLKKPDAGFYYWLKVDNDEAFAKMLMEQANIKVLPGRYLSRETEQGNPGENHVRLALVADLAQCEEVVHRLKAVLSK, encoded by the coding sequence ATGAACTCAAGTTTAACTTTATTACATCCTTATCCTTTTGAAAAATTAAACACACTTTTTAAGGATGTAAAACCTGCTGATTTACCACTCATCCCCCTTTCGATTGGTGAACCGAAGCACCCTGCGCCTGAGTTTGTGAAACAAGCGATTATTGATAACTTTAATCACCTCTCCACCTACCCAAATAGCAAAGGCCTGCCTGAGCTACGTGAAAGCATTGCACAATGGTTAACCCATCGTTTTAAGTTAAACGCTATTAGCGCTGAAGATCATATCCTCCCAGTAACAGGTACACGTGAAGGTATTTTCTCCTTCGTGCAAGCGTTGATTAACCGTGAAGAAGCGCCTTATGTGGTGATGCCAAACCCATTTTATCAAATCTATGAAGGTGCAACGCTACTTGCAGGTGCAAAGCCTTACTTCATCAACTGCACCGAAGAAAATGGTTATCTCGGTGATTTTGATGCCGTGCCCGCTGAAGTTTGGGAAAAAACTGCTTTATTGTTTGTGTGTACGCCGGGCAATCCTACAGGTGCTGTACTTTCTAAAGAGCAATTTAAAAAACTCATTGCACTGTCTGATCAATATAATTTCGTGATTGCTTCAGATGAGTGTTATTCAGAACTTTGGTTTGATGAAGCACCTATAGGACTACTTGAAGTCTGTGCTGAAATGGGACGTGATGATTATAAAAATTGTATCGTGTTCCATTCACTGTCTAAACGTTCAAACCTACCGGGTATGCGTTCAGGTTTTGTCGCAGGTGATAAAGCCCTGCTTAAACCCTATTTAAAATTCCGTACCTATCACGGTGCTGCAATGCCCGTGCAACACCAATTGGCATCTATTGCCGCGTGGAATGATGAAGAACACGTTGAAGAAAACCGTAAACAATATCGTGCTAAGTTTGAACTGTTTCAGCAAGAACTCGGTCATTTACTGCCGCTTAAAAAACCAGATGCAGGTTTCTACTATTGGTTAAAAGTAGACAACGATGAAGCTTTTGCCAAAATGCTGATGGAACAAGCAAACATTAAAGTTTTACCAGGACGCTATTTATCTCGCGAGACTGAGCAAGGCAATCCGGGTGAAAATCATGTTCGCTTAGCCTTAGTCGCTGATTTAGCACAATGTGAAGAAGTAGTTCATCGCTTAAAAGCAGTGCTAAGCAAATAA
- a CDS encoding SRPBCC family protein, translating to MNSMQVKQEFNAPLETVFELLSKHATYSQVFAPVQVVRIKDAADPQRPDGVGSVRKMGIGPVKPLQEQITLLEVNERIEYQIIKNPLVKHHLGIIEFKAIDANKTLVTYTIELQARAPFVSKLILAQLKLAITLGFKKLAKTVA from the coding sequence ATGAATTCAATGCAAGTTAAACAAGAATTTAATGCACCTTTAGAGACAGTATTTGAGCTTTTATCTAAACACGCCACCTACAGTCAAGTTTTTGCACCTGTTCAAGTGGTTCGAATTAAGGATGCTGCAGATCCACAGCGTCCTGATGGGGTGGGTTCAGTACGAAAAATGGGGATTGGTCCAGTTAAGCCGCTTCAAGAGCAGATTACCTTGTTAGAAGTGAATGAACGCATCGAATATCAAATTATCAAAAACCCTTTAGTTAAACATCATTTAGGCATTATTGAGTTTAAAGCGATTGATGCTAATAAAACATTAGTGACTTATACGATTGAATTACAAGCAAGAGCGCCGTTTGTAAGCAAATTAATACTTGCACAGCTTAAACTTGCGATTACACTTGGTTTCAAGAAGTTAGCGAAAACTGTTGCTTAA
- the tadA gene encoding tRNA adenosine(34) deaminase TadA has product MSECIVTDLNIEDEKWMQLAYEQAALAASIGEIPVGAVIVSQGEVIGQGYNNPIAQHDPTAHAEIVAIRQACQSIENYRLPEDATLYVTLEPCTMCVGALVHSRIQRVVFATTEPKAGSLISERQLLSNNGYYNHVFEFSHGCMQQQCAQQLSDFFRMRREQKKQIRLQQKLENLQLTEK; this is encoded by the coding sequence ATGTCTGAGTGTATAGTGACTGATTTAAATATTGAAGATGAAAAATGGATGCAGCTTGCCTATGAGCAAGCTGCATTGGCGGCATCTATAGGTGAAATTCCTGTGGGTGCAGTGATTGTGAGTCAAGGTGAGGTTATTGGGCAAGGGTATAACAACCCTATTGCACAACATGATCCGACTGCACATGCAGAAATTGTGGCAATTCGCCAAGCGTGTCAAAGTATTGAAAATTACCGACTCCCTGAAGATGCAACTTTGTATGTCACGCTAGAACCTTGCACTATGTGTGTGGGAGCTTTGGTGCATTCACGTATACAACGTGTCGTGTTCGCAACCACTGAGCCTAAGGCTGGCTCATTGATTAGTGAACGTCAATTGCTATCCAATAATGGCTATTACAATCATGTATTTGAATTTAGTCATGGCTGTATGCAGCAGCAATGTGCACAGCAATTGTCTGATTTTTTTAGAATGCGCCGTGAACAAAAGAAGCAAATTCGTTTACAACAAAAATTAGAAAATCTGCAACTGACCGAGAAATAA
- a CDS encoding 6-pyruvoyl trahydropterin synthase family protein, translating to MLIRKLFKFENAHIVRNCTSDRCKRSIHGHSYKVELLLKASKLDHGQMVYDFGLLKGVIKDLYDSFDHAICFWEHDSAEYIQACKTFSARWVSLPVSPSAEQFSRIFFYLAQQVLASTETQNGEGDVEVYSVIVHETDTGYAQSFAEDISNEQMGLLQLDQIIFSEQIMSEWNDPSMYDNLKAGMKFQNPEVALQVQL from the coding sequence ATGTTAATTCGTAAGTTATTTAAGTTTGAAAATGCGCATATCGTGCGTAATTGTACGTCTGATCGTTGTAAGCGTTCGATTCATGGTCATAGCTATAAAGTAGAGTTGTTATTAAAAGCATCGAAACTTGATCATGGTCAAATGGTCTATGACTTCGGTTTGCTAAAAGGTGTGATCAAAGACCTCTACGACAGTTTTGATCATGCGATTTGTTTTTGGGAGCATGACAGCGCTGAATATATTCAAGCGTGCAAAACCTTTAGTGCACGTTGGGTGTCTTTGCCTGTGTCGCCATCAGCAGAACAATTTTCTCGAATTTTCTTCTATTTGGCACAGCAAGTCCTAGCATCGACTGAAACCCAAAATGGTGAAGGTGATGTTGAAGTATATTCAGTGATTGTGCATGAAACTGACACGGGGTATGCGCAAAGTTTTGCCGAAGACATTTCTAATGAACAAATGGGCTTGTTGCAGTTAGATCAAATTATTTTCTCAGAACAGATTATGTCTGAGTGGAATGATCCAAGCATGTATGACAATCTAAAAGCGGGGATGAAGTTTCAAAACCCTGAAGTGGCCTTACAAGTTCAGCTTTAA
- the pyrF gene encoding orotidine-5'-phosphate decarboxylase, translated as MSVIVALDAKSQLDALKITEQLDPSLCRVKVGKELFTHEGPKVVQALQNQGFEVFLDLKFHDIPNTTAQAVCAAADLGVWMVNVHASGGRKMMETCVERLKAGNYNTQLIAVTVLTSMGREDLKDLGLDIEPVEHVKRLAELTKDSGLDGVVCSAQEAKMLRETLGQDFALVTPGIRPEGANADDQKRIVTPKQAMLDGSTHLVIGRPITQSTNMNQTLKDILASL; from the coding sequence ATGAGTGTAATCGTTGCTTTAGATGCCAAAAGTCAATTGGATGCCTTAAAAATTACTGAGCAGCTTGATCCATCCTTATGTCGCGTTAAAGTCGGTAAAGAGTTATTTACGCACGAAGGTCCAAAGGTTGTTCAGGCATTACAAAATCAAGGGTTTGAAGTCTTTTTGGATCTTAAGTTTCATGACATTCCAAATACGACCGCTCAGGCGGTGTGTGCTGCTGCTGATTTAGGTGTCTGGATGGTGAATGTGCATGCATCCGGTGGTCGTAAAATGATGGAAACTTGTGTGGAGCGTTTAAAAGCAGGGAATTACAACACTCAATTGATTGCGGTGACGGTTCTAACCTCGATGGGGCGTGAAGACTTAAAAGATTTAGGACTGGACATTGAGCCTGTTGAACATGTGAAACGCCTTGCTGAATTGACCAAAGATAGTGGTTTAGATGGTGTGGTGTGTTCTGCGCAAGAAGCGAAAATGCTTCGTGAAACTTTAGGTCAAGATTTTGCTCTAGTGACACCGGGTATTCGTCCAGAGGGCGCTAATGCTGATGACCAAAAACGTATTGTCACACCAAAACAAGCCATGTTGGATGGTTCAACCCATTTGGTGATCGGTCGTCCAATTACGCAATCTACAAATATGAATCAAACGCTAAAAGATATCTTAGCTTCACTTTAA
- a CDS encoding integration host factor subunit beta, with the protein MTTEALNKSDLIERISIKNPHLAEPLVEEAVKIMIDQMIESLSSDNRIEIRGFGSFALHHRDPRVGRNPKTGKSVEVAAKAVPHFKPGKALRDAVNETVN; encoded by the coding sequence ATGACTACTGAAGCACTTAATAAGTCTGACTTAATAGAACGTATTTCTATCAAAAATCCACATTTAGCTGAGCCACTCGTTGAAGAAGCTGTTAAAATTATGATCGATCAAATGATTGAGTCATTGTCTTCAGATAATCGCATCGAAATTCGTGGTTTTGGTAGCTTTGCATTGCATCACCGTGATCCACGTGTGGGTCGTAACCCAAAAACAGGTAAATCTGTTGAAGTTGCAGCAAAAGCAGTTCCACACTTTAAACCGGGCAAAGCGCTCCGTGATGCGGTGAACGAAACAGTAAATTAA
- a CDS encoding enoyl-CoA hydratase/isomerase family protein, whose product MTQSPELKQYHPDLIVEAKNGWRVIRLNRPKSLHALDESIVTALLEVFNDFHHDDSVKAIWLDSTTPKAFCAGGDVRKLRQLVINNEVDNANKFFEQEYALDLLLHDYIKPIVVWGEGYVMGGGLGLFMAAPFRLVTPYSRLAMPEVNIGLYPDVGASRFLADRGPVGLFTGLTGSIMTAAGAYGIGWATHICDAQRDIVLQKLLDIDWDHYPAGNFRALDDTLNSLHRPVSPGPLQISLDTIHSVCRGSSFEADYDAIIGLNDARSDWLRQASENLSKGSPSTAAITWLLWQWGRQVHPWQEVFDLETQISDWKIRHPDFVEGVRARLVDKDLSPEWQAVESMSLKGILGANPPVTSIESWNALLKHYGII is encoded by the coding sequence ATGACACAATCTCCTGAATTGAAACAATATCATCCTGACTTAATCGTTGAGGCTAAAAATGGTTGGCGTGTGATTCGTCTGAACCGCCCTAAATCTCTGCATGCATTAGATGAATCGATTGTGACTGCGCTTCTTGAGGTGTTTAATGATTTTCATCATGATGACTCAGTAAAAGCGATTTGGTTAGATTCCACCACACCGAAAGCCTTTTGTGCCGGCGGTGATGTGCGTAAGTTACGTCAGTTGGTGATTAATAATGAAGTGGACAATGCCAATAAGTTTTTCGAGCAAGAATATGCTTTAGATTTATTGTTGCATGACTACATTAAGCCAATTGTGGTCTGGGGTGAAGGCTATGTGATGGGCGGTGGTCTAGGCTTGTTTATGGCTGCACCATTCCGTTTGGTCACGCCGTATTCACGTTTAGCGATGCCTGAAGTCAATATTGGTTTATACCCAGATGTCGGGGCAAGTCGCTTCTTGGCAGATCGTGGTCCTGTCGGTTTATTTACCGGTCTAACCGGTTCAATCATGACCGCAGCAGGGGCGTATGGGATTGGTTGGGCAACCCATATTTGTGATGCACAGCGCGATATCGTATTACAGAAACTCTTAGATATTGATTGGGATCATTATCCAGCAGGTAACTTCCGTGCCTTGGATGATACCTTAAATAGTTTGCATCGTCCTGTATCGCCAGGTCCATTACAGATTTCTTTAGACACCATTCATAGTGTGTGTCGTGGAAGCAGTTTTGAAGCGGATTATGATGCGATTATTGGGTTGAATGATGCACGCAGTGATTGGTTGCGACAAGCCAGTGAGAATCTCAGTAAAGGTTCACCAAGTACCGCAGCCATCACATGGCTACTTTGGCAATGGGGACGTCAAGTCCATCCTTGGCAAGAAGTTTTTGATTTGGAAACCCAAATCTCAGACTGGAAAATTCGCCATCCGGATTTTGTCGAAGGTGTGCGCGCACGCTTGGTCGATAAAGACTTATCTCCTGAATGGCAAGCGGTTGAGTCGATGTCGTTAAAAGGTATTTTAGGTGCAAACCCACCTGTGACTTCGATTGAAAGTTGGAATGCGTTACTTAAACATTATGGAATTATTTAA
- the ung gene encoding uracil-DNA glycosylase gives MQLTEQELKKLNQVRLEDGWKYSLSEFLLGSRMDALREFLKSEIQAEKVIYPPSAQIFNALNTTPLANVKAVILGQDPYHGPNQANGLSFSVQKGLAIPPSLRNIFHELNTDLGIAPSKHGDLSQWAQEGVLLLNSVLTVEAGQPTSHQKRGWEDFTDAVIDVLNEQREHVVFILWGAYAQRKGQRIDQNKHLVLKAAHPSPLAANRGGFFGCQAFSKTNKYLQQNGIEPINWQLDA, from the coding sequence ATGCAATTGACTGAACAAGAACTCAAGAAGTTAAATCAAGTTCGGTTAGAAGATGGCTGGAAATATAGCTTGTCCGAGTTTTTATTGGGCTCGCGTATGGACGCATTACGTGAATTCTTAAAATCTGAAATCCAAGCTGAAAAAGTGATCTATCCACCGAGCGCACAAATTTTTAATGCATTGAACACCACGCCTTTGGCCAATGTGAAAGCTGTGATTTTGGGGCAAGATCCCTATCATGGACCGAATCAAGCCAATGGCTTAAGTTTTTCGGTGCAAAAGGGGCTTGCAATCCCACCATCCTTGCGTAATATTTTTCATGAGCTGAACACTGATTTAGGTATTGCACCGTCCAAGCATGGTGATTTAAGTCAATGGGCGCAAGAAGGTGTGCTGCTATTGAACAGTGTGTTGACTGTAGAAGCCGGTCAACCGACATCGCATCAAAAAAGAGGTTGGGAAGACTTTACTGATGCTGTGATTGATGTATTGAATGAACAACGTGAACACGTGGTTTTTATTCTTTGGGGTGCCTACGCACAACGTAAAGGTCAACGTATCGACCAAAACAAACACTTGGTGTTAAAAGCTGCACATCCATCGCCTTTGGCTGCAAACCGAGGTGGTTTTTTTGGATGCCAAGCTTTTTCAAAAACAAATAAATATCTTCAACAAAATGGCATTGAGCCGATTAACTGGCAGCTGGACGCATGA
- a CDS encoding lipopolysaccharide assembly protein LapA domain-containing protein: protein MRYVLVALLIVLFGYALALVLQNGTELSVDLLFTQVPAMRLGLLLLLTLVLGLVLGLLLGVQIFRVFQNSWEIKRLRKDIEHLRKEQIQSAQLAAAEAAASVRHEKTVLDIQAEDNRRPL, encoded by the coding sequence ATGCGTTACGTTTTAGTCGCTTTATTAATCGTACTTTTTGGTTATGCACTGGCATTGGTATTGCAAAATGGTACCGAACTTTCTGTAGACTTGTTGTTTACTCAAGTACCTGCAATGCGTTTAGGCTTGTTGCTACTACTTACACTGGTTTTAGGCTTAGTATTGGGTCTATTGTTGGGTGTACAAATTTTCCGAGTTTTTCAAAATAGTTGGGAAATTAAGCGCTTACGTAAAGATATTGAACATCTCCGTAAAGAACAGATTCAAAGTGCGCAACTGGCTGCTGCTGAAGCTGCAGCAAGTGTACGACATGAGAAGACCGTTTTAGATATTCAAGCAGAAGATAACAGACGTCCGCTGTAA
- the cmk gene encoding (d)CMP kinase, with translation MTIQIITIDGPSGSGKGTLAARLAAHYQYHLLDSGAIYRLLGLSLHQKDLLDTLDQADVLEQGAEIATHLDIQFLSTEKGIQILLEGDDVTETIRTERVGEFASKVAAIPVLRTALFDRQRAFAQAPGLVADGRDMATAVFPEAKAKIYLTASAESRAERRVKQLQAMGLDVKISDILANIQARDKRDMERTVAPLKPAADAYIIDSSALSIEDVFKMMTSYIDAQLTK, from the coding sequence ATGACAATTCAAATTATCACCATCGATGGACCGAGTGGTTCAGGTAAAGGCACACTGGCTGCTCGCTTAGCAGCACATTACCAATATCATTTACTCGATTCAGGCGCGATTTACCGTTTACTTGGATTGTCATTACACCAAAAAGATTTATTAGACACTTTGGATCAAGCCGATGTACTTGAGCAAGGTGCAGAGATCGCAACACATTTAGACATACAATTTTTAAGTACTGAAAAGGGCATTCAAATCCTCTTAGAAGGTGACGATGTGACCGAAACGATTCGTACTGAACGGGTCGGTGAATTTGCTTCAAAAGTGGCTGCAATTCCTGTACTTAGAACAGCACTTTTTGATCGCCAACGTGCTTTTGCACAAGCGCCGGGCTTAGTGGCAGATGGTCGTGATATGGCGACAGCGGTGTTTCCTGAGGCAAAAGCCAAGATATATTTGACTGCATCAGCTGAATCTCGAGCGGAACGACGTGTAAAGCAGTTGCAGGCTATGGGGCTAGATGTTAAAATAAGCGACATTTTAGCCAATATCCAAGCACGTGATAAGCGTGATATGGAACGAACTGTAGCACCGTTAAAGCCGGCAGCAGATGCATATATTATCGATAGTTCAGCTTTGAGCATCGAAGACGTATTCAAAATGATGACCAGTTATATTGATGCTCAATTGACTAAATAA